The following are encoded together in the Parabacteroides chongii genome:
- the preA gene encoding NAD-dependent dihydropyrimidine dehydrogenase subunit PreA, with translation MKDCITKNMIREEANRCWMCHAPVCSAACKSKMQPARMLRSLRLENEAGATRHARQMEGCLTCTARACEKACLRGRNGQAVKIHDIFSYLYKQGESSSEQKATDSLPTGKHSLPDLSLDFCGIRCENPFILASSPIAHNYEMCARALDAGWSGICFKTISYYPVEEVSPRFDQVQQGGVPFIGFKNMEQLSEAPIRTNFDILYRLKQHYPDKLIISSIMGRTEEEWTHLAHFSTLAGADIIECNFSCPQMTSEGMGCDVGQNPSLVRSFTAAACRGTDLPVIAKMTPNLTHIVPVARAACEGGATGIAAINTIKSITRIDEEAMTALPVINGKSSVSGYSGKAIRPIALRFIHELASDPIIGQAPLSGIGGIETWRDALDFLLLGCTNLQICTSVMQYGYRIIDDLREGLQLYMQRKGYTNLSQLIGLAVSNIVPPESLDRTTICRPVIDRELCIGCGRCYISCQDGGHQAIVFPPSRRPAIDEAQCVGCLLCSLVCPTGAIRQGERIGKVHS, from the coding sequence ATGAAAGACTGTATCACGAAGAATATGATCCGGGAAGAAGCCAACCGTTGCTGGATGTGTCATGCTCCGGTTTGCTCTGCTGCCTGCAAAAGCAAAATGCAACCGGCACGCATGCTCCGCTCCCTTCGTCTGGAGAATGAAGCCGGTGCCACCCGTCATGCCCGGCAGATGGAGGGCTGCCTGACTTGCACGGCCCGTGCCTGCGAAAAAGCCTGCCTGCGCGGACGTAACGGGCAAGCGGTGAAGATACACGATATATTCAGTTACCTGTATAAACAGGGAGAGAGTTCATCCGAACAAAAAGCGACCGACTCTCTTCCTACCGGAAAACACTCTCTGCCCGATCTGTCTCTCGACTTCTGCGGTATCCGCTGTGAGAATCCGTTTATTCTCGCCTCCTCCCCAATAGCACACAACTACGAAATGTGTGCCCGTGCGCTCGATGCAGGCTGGAGCGGTATCTGTTTCAAAACCATATCCTATTATCCGGTGGAAGAAGTTTCACCACGCTTCGACCAGGTGCAACAGGGAGGAGTCCCTTTTATCGGCTTCAAAAATATGGAACAACTGTCGGAAGCACCAATCCGCACAAACTTCGACATACTCTATCGTTTAAAGCAGCACTATCCCGACAAACTGATCATCTCATCCATCATGGGACGGACGGAAGAAGAATGGACTCACCTGGCTCATTTCTCCACATTGGCCGGAGCGGATATCATAGAGTGTAACTTTTCCTGTCCTCAAATGACCAGCGAAGGGATGGGATGCGACGTGGGGCAAAACCCGTCGCTGGTACGCAGCTTCACAGCCGCCGCCTGTCGGGGAACAGATTTACCCGTGATCGCCAAAATGACACCCAATCTGACTCATATCGTACCGGTAGCCCGGGCCGCCTGCGAAGGTGGAGCAACCGGTATTGCCGCGATTAACACGATCAAAAGTATTACCCGTATCGATGAAGAGGCGATGACCGCCTTACCCGTTATCAATGGAAAAAGCAGTGTGTCGGGTTATTCAGGAAAAGCAATACGCCCTATCGCCCTCCGCTTTATACACGAACTTGCGTCCGACCCAATTATCGGACAAGCACCTTTAAGCGGGATCGGAGGAATCGAAACATGGCGCGATGCGCTCGATTTTCTGTTACTGGGCTGCACGAACCTTCAAATATGTACTTCGGTCATGCAATACGGCTATCGTATCATAGACGACCTGCGTGAAGGATTGCAACTCTACATGCAACGGAAAGGCTATACCAACCTGTCACAACTGATCGGGCTGGCGGTATCGAACATCGTACCACCCGAATCGCTCGACCGCACGACAATCTGCCGTCCCGTGATCGACCGGGAACTTTGCATTGGTTGCGGCCGATGCTACATTTCCTGCCAGGACGGAGGACACCAGGCGATCGTTTTTCCTCCCTCCCGCCGTCCGGCTATCGATGAAGCACAATGTGTAGGTTGTTTATTATGTAGCTTGGTCTGCCCTACAGGAGCCATCCGACAGGGAGAGCGAATAGGGAAAGTTCATTCATAA
- a CDS encoding N-acetylornithine carbamoyltransferase, which yields MRHFTCVQDLGDLKQALNEAFEIKKDRFQFTELGKNKTLLMIFFNSSLRTRLSTQKAAMNLGMNTMVLDVNQGAWKLETERGVIMDGDKPEHLLEAIPVMGCYCDIIGVRSFARFENKEDDYNEKIISEFIKYSGRPVFSMEAATRHPLQSFADLITIEEYKKTARPKVVMTWAPHPKSLPQAVPNSFAEWMNATDYEFVITHPEGYELDPKFVGNARVEYDQKKAFEGADFIYAKNWAAYTDPNYGQVLSKDRAWTVDTEKMALTNNAYFMHCLPVRRNMIVTDDVIESPQSIVIPEAANREISAQTVLKKILMGL from the coding sequence ATGAGACATTTCACTTGTGTACAGGATTTAGGCGACCTGAAGCAGGCGCTTAACGAAGCTTTCGAGATCAAGAAAGACCGCTTTCAGTTCACAGAACTTGGCAAGAACAAGACGCTGTTAATGATATTCTTCAACTCCAGTCTGCGTACGCGCCTCTCTACCCAGAAGGCTGCGATGAACCTGGGGATGAACACGATGGTTCTCGACGTGAACCAGGGAGCATGGAAACTGGAAACCGAACGCGGCGTCATCATGGATGGAGACAAACCGGAACACCTGCTGGAAGCTATTCCGGTCATGGGTTGCTACTGCGACATCATCGGTGTACGTTCTTTCGCCCGCTTCGAAAACAAGGAAGACGATTACAACGAAAAGATCATCTCTGAATTTATCAAGTATTCCGGTCGTCCGGTATTCAGTATGGAAGCGGCTACCCGCCATCCGCTACAAAGTTTCGCCGACCTGATCACAATCGAGGAATATAAGAAAACAGCCCGTCCAAAGGTGGTTATGACCTGGGCCCCGCATCCAAAATCTCTTCCGCAGGCAGTTCCCAACAGTTTTGCCGAATGGATGAATGCCACGGATTATGAATTTGTGATTACTCATCCGGAGGGCTATGAACTGGATCCTAAATTCGTAGGTAATGCCCGTGTGGAATACGATCAGAAGAAAGCCTTCGAAGGTGCAGACTTTATCTATGCCAAAAACTGGGCCGCTTATACCGATCCGAACTACGGCCAGGTATTAAGCAAAGATCGCGCCTGGACTGTCGATACGGAAAAGATGGCGTTAACCAACAATGCTTATTTCATGCACTGTCTGCCGGTTCGCCGTAACATGATCGTTACCGACGACGTGATCGAAAGCCCGCAAAGCATCGTGATCCCGGAAGCCGCCAATCGTGAAATTTCGGCACAGACGGTACTGAAAAAGATATTGATGGGATTATAA
- a CDS encoding NAD(P)/FAD-dependent oxidoreductase, translating to MGFNITKTDKKRVVIIGGGFGGLKLANKLKGSNFQVVLIDKNNFHQFPPLLYQVASSGLEPGSIIFPFRKIFQKQKDFYFRMAEVKAVIVERNLIETSIGELSYDYLVIASGTITNFFGNKTIEEKALPMKTIQEALELRNTLLSNFEKATISTDPEEKQALMNVVIVGGGATGVEVSGVLAEMKRFVMPKDYPDLKQSDMNIYLIEGSPRLLGVMSTEASENAEKFLKEMGVNIILNKRVTDYQDGKVILDDNSTITTKTLVWVSGVTATHFDHIDKEALNRGGRITVNEFNQMPGMTNVFAIGDVCFQTEEEYPNGHPQVAQVAIQQGNLLADNLKRLESGKTLKAFHYINLGTLATVGRNKAVADLKKLKLQGFIAWMVWMLVHLRSILGIKNKLMVLIEWVWSYFTYDQSIRLILYIPKKKKDTI from the coding sequence ATGGGCTTCAACATTACAAAAACAGATAAGAAACGGGTTGTTATTATTGGTGGTGGTTTTGGGGGATTAAAGCTGGCCAATAAACTGAAAGGAAGCAACTTCCAGGTAGTCTTGATAGACAAGAACAATTTCCATCAGTTCCCGCCCTTATTGTATCAGGTAGCATCATCCGGTCTGGAGCCGGGATCAATCATATTTCCTTTCCGAAAGATATTCCAGAAACAGAAAGACTTCTACTTCCGAATGGCAGAAGTGAAAGCCGTTATCGTCGAACGGAACCTGATCGAGACATCGATCGGTGAACTGAGCTACGACTATCTGGTGATAGCCTCCGGTACCATCACAAACTTCTTCGGTAACAAGACTATTGAAGAAAAAGCATTGCCGATGAAAACGATCCAGGAAGCTCTCGAACTAAGGAATACCCTGCTTTCCAACTTTGAAAAGGCTACAATCTCTACCGATCCGGAAGAAAAACAAGCACTGATGAATGTGGTTATCGTTGGTGGTGGAGCCACTGGCGTAGAGGTATCCGGAGTACTGGCTGAAATGAAAAGATTCGTTATGCCGAAGGATTATCCGGACCTGAAACAGTCGGATATGAATATCTATTTGATAGAAGGTTCTCCCAGGTTACTCGGAGTAATGTCTACCGAAGCATCCGAGAACGCAGAGAAATTCCTGAAAGAGATGGGCGTAAATATCATACTGAATAAACGGGTAACAGACTATCAGGATGGAAAAGTCATACTGGACGACAATTCCACTATCACAACCAAAACCCTCGTTTGGGTCAGTGGTGTAACCGCCACACATTTTGATCATATCGATAAAGAAGCATTGAACCGGGGTGGCCGGATCACAGTCAATGAATTTAACCAGATGCCAGGGATGACAAACGTATTTGCTATCGGCGATGTTTGTTTCCAGACAGAAGAAGAATACCCGAACGGTCATCCGCAAGTAGCCCAAGTAGCTATCCAGCAGGGAAATCTGCTTGCAGATAACCTCAAACGCCTGGAATCGGGGAAGACATTGAAAGCCTTCCATTACATAAATCTCGGAACACTGGCAACCGTAGGACGCAACAAAGCTGTCGCCGATCTAAAAAAGCTGAAGTTACAAGGGTTTATTGCCTGGATGGTGTGGATGCTGGTTCATTTACGTTCTATCCTGGGGATCAAGAATAAGCTGATGGTACTGATAGAATGGGTATGGAGCTACTTTACTTACGATCAGTCTATTCGTTTGATACTTTATATACCCAAAAAGAAAAAGGATACGATATAA